One window from the genome of Spirosoma rhododendri encodes:
- a CDS encoding helix-turn-helix domain-containing protein, whose protein sequence is MAIYKQADYEALRRRCVELKQAGWKQADIARAFGLTQGWVSQTLKTYREQGEAGLMTGKRTGAPSRLTADQLDQLTKELAKGAEQHGFSGQVWTRPRINDVINKLFGVSYDPSQIGRLLKKVGWSRQKPARQARQQDPQAVANWQAERLPALKKSAD, encoded by the coding sequence ATGGCTATCTATAAACAAGCGGATTACGAAGCGCTGCGTCGGCGGTGCGTCGAACTTAAACAGGCAGGCTGGAAACAGGCCGATATTGCTCGGGCCTTTGGCTTGACACAGGGCTGGGTCAGCCAAACACTGAAAACCTACCGTGAGCAAGGCGAAGCAGGCCTAATGACCGGTAAACGCACCGGAGCCCCGTCCCGGCTGACGGCGGATCAACTCGACCAACTGACAAAAGAACTGGCCAAGGGGGCTGAGCAACACGGTTTTTCAGGCCAAGTGTGGACCCGGCCCCGTATTAATGATGTGATTAACAAGCTTTTTGGTGTTAGCTATGACCCCTCTCAAATTGGACGGCTGCTTAAGAAAGTAGGCTGGAGTCGGCAGAAACCGGCTCGGCAAGCTCGCCAGCAGGACCCGCAGGCCGTGGCCAACTGGCAAGCCGAGCGACTGCCTGCGCTCAAAAAAAGCGCAGATTGA
- a CDS encoding IS630 family transposase, producing the protein MDESACYLLPFVAHSWAPRGQTPLLLEQAGRAHLSLIAAISPTGRLYLAGQDQPFTSDDICWFLSKLCWQYRRQNMVVVWDGAAIHRSQTVRNWLQSRPGRVHLERLPAYSPALNPVELVWSQLKRSLKNRVFTTLESLQAAVMNEVDYLQADRNRIRCFFRKKEIAFFTD; encoded by the coding sequence GTGGATGAATCAGCGTGCTATTTGTTGCCTTTTGTGGCCCACAGCTGGGCACCCCGTGGTCAAACACCGTTGCTTCTGGAACAGGCTGGCCGCGCACATCTCAGCCTGATTGCTGCCATTTCGCCAACAGGCCGTTTGTATCTAGCGGGGCAGGATCAGCCCTTTACTAGTGACGATATCTGTTGGTTCTTGAGCAAGCTTTGCTGGCAGTATCGCCGTCAAAACATGGTGGTTGTTTGGGATGGGGCGGCCATCCACCGGTCGCAAACCGTTCGGAACTGGCTCCAAAGCCGACCGGGGCGGGTCCATCTGGAGCGTTTACCAGCCTACAGTCCCGCACTCAATCCGGTGGAATTAGTCTGGAGCCAGTTGAAGCGATCCTTGAAGAACCGAGTCTTCACAACTCTGGAATCGCTTCAAGCCGCCGTGATGAATGAAGTTGATTATTTGCAAGCAGATCGAAATCGTATTCGTTGTTTCTTTCGAAAGAAGGAGATTGCCTTCTTCACAGACTAA